CCTTCATTAATGTCCAGTAAGTAACTGTGCACACCTCATGTAATGATGGTTTTGAGACATCAGTGTAGATTTTTAAACAATGACATTGATTCCAAAGGTGAGGTTGGAAAGTTAGTCTTTTTGCTTTATGGCAACACTTCCTACATTTTATAATACAAAGATACTAGAAGCCTCTTCCCTTTTAATGCTAAGTGTTTAACTCCTGCCCCTGAGTCTTTTTATTCCCCTCTTCCAAGGaaatttactgttttcttttatttcatcttaTGGTCTCTTCTTGCTACTGTCAGCTTTGCCCTTTATTCTTGCCAGCCTCCTGGAAAAATTAGTCTAAATTTactatttcttatttcttcaactctatattttctttagtttcctacAATCTGGCACCAGCCTTCATCACTTTCACTAAGACAGCTGTTCTCAGAGGTCACTGGTTGTGTTCTGTTGTTGATGATAGCAAAGAGGATTCCAGAGGTAGCACTGAAATATTTAGTGTCAAGCGAGTAAGTGGCAAAGTTAGGAGAAACTTTCACGTACTCATCTAAAATaaccttttcccttccttcttcagaGAAGATGTCCGACCAGGCTTGCCAATGCTGAGGCAAATCCGGGAAGCCCGtcgaaaagaagaaaagcaacagGAAGCTAAtttgaaaaataggcagaagagtttaaaagaagaagaacaagAGAGACGTGACATCGGGTTGAAGAATGCACTAGGCTGTGAAAACAAAGGGTTTGCTTTGCTCCAAAAGATGGGCTATAAAAGTGGTCAGGCCCTCGGCAAGAGTGGTAAGTCACAGCCGGACATAAACAGCTGTTCCTAACCACCAGATGCTTAGGTGACAAGTACCAGCGATGACTCTTTAATTTTTGTCCCCCTACCCAGAAATTAAGACAACTTAAGCTTCCTAGTCCCTTGCATGCTGGCAAGCTTATGGAGATCTTCATCTCCCCGCAGCCACTTAGGTAGCCACGTGCCATCAAGAGCTGCTTATCAGCGCAGCTCAGGCTTGAAGGCACTAACCAGTGAGATGAACAAGGCTTAAAATGGAGGCAACAGCTAGGAGCAGTGGCAGGAGAAGGGTGAAGAAGTACAGTGGGCAAAGGACAGGGAAGCAACATTGGAGATGATGGCAGGACTCTGCCGTGCTTGCTCTGTGCCTGTGGCAGCTGCCTGAGTAACCACTCAGTTGGAGAAGCTCAGGTCTCACCTCTTTTTTAGGAATGAGACTGCTTATTCAGAGATAGAGGCAACCTCTGTAGTAGCTTCTGTAagctgtttctctcttctctcattcATTGCCATTGCTTTGATCTTCACCTAGCAAGGCTTTGCTCTCTCTTGAGGCTGCCACCCTCTTGGGTATGtatcagtgttttcatttctttaaaacccTACCTTtggaacacaacattgtaaatcaactatacttcaataaaaagataaagaaacccTACCTTCAGTTGCAGAGGAGGCTATGGACCAGGACTAGGTATTTGAAGGCAAGGGAGGTAGTTGATTATAGAGTATTAATGTTCAGATTTCAGTTTTGAATATCAACGAAACTGGAGGGGATATGTATGGAACATTGTAAGGCTGCATACTGCACTTACCTATAGTTTGAAGAAGAATTTCTTAAGTCGTTtgtgttttgttctctttttttaggAGATGGTATTGTTGAACCAATTCCCCTCAATGTCAAAACAGGTACATAATTATTTTTGAGGCTGTCTACCAGGAATAATAACTTATGCTTAAATCTAgcacatatatttgtttaataaatacttttttatgGTAGTACTATTACAGTTCTAATCATAAGACCCCCCCCTCAGTAAAATGTTTCTTAGCTAAAGTTCTAAGCcatttcaaataaaagtaaaagtaagCTCTAatgagtataaaataaaatttaaatcataaaaatacaGGGAAAAAGTTGTAATCATTAAAAACACAAGGATATTTTTGTCCATTGAATGTCCTAAAAGTATTCTGAGACAGATTTATCCattaaatatttctcttaatACTGTGGACAAgttaaagagaaaatacatatattttatatgtccATCATATTTATGTGAAAATATGACAGTTGATACTGTTTtcccaatttgaaaaaaaaatgtgtatagtATTACCATCTTATTAGATCAAACTAATAATCTTTGAAAAATTCACATTGTGtgttttggttaaaaaaaatctctgatgtTTTCTCCTATCCTCATCAAATGACTTTGAGTGATTGTACTCAAATTAGAATTGcatttaatttgtaaatatttaagttGTCATGGTTTGAAGTAAGTCAGTAAGTTTCTCATCAGTGTTTTCTGTTTGAGCAGGGAAAAGTGGCATTGGTCATGAGGCATTATTAAAAcggaaagcagaggaaaaattaGAAAGCTACAGAAAAAAGATTCACATGAGAAACCAAGCTGAAGAAAAAGCTGCAGAACAGTTTCGGTATTTGAGCTGTTTTTTGGTTTCATCttttctttattgtggtatgtCTGGTACTTGgacatataaaatggataaagaaggtacCAACCTTTAGTGTACTATTGTTTCTTTCAATTAGAATGCGACTTAAAAATAAGCAAGATGAAGTGAAGCTAGAAGGAGATCTCAGAAGAAGCCAGAGAGCCTGTCAGCAGTTGGATACTCAGAAGGTAAGCCCTTTACCTGTATTCAGTTGGGTAAAATTTTTTGGTACCCAATGTGATTAGCCATgtatttttatctgaaaaaaaaggagagagaacacCAAGCCTGGTATATCTAGCCCTCTATCCATTAAAACCCTCATTTAACATGAACTATTCATCTGTGATAGCTGATCACAATCACAATAATGGCTTGTTCACTGCAGGAGCCTGAGTAGTCCGAACCATCCAATAATGGTTAGATACCATTTCTACATTTCATTGTTCTCTGCTTATTTGAATATTGATTACTCAGAACTAGTATGTGTGGAAATTCTGTTCACCAGAATATTTGGTTAACCAAAATAGCCCATTTTCATTCCATATTCAGTAACTTACATGTCTCTAACTCGTAAAATCATGGTAGAATACTATCTCAGATTTGAATGATTCTTAAAAGTCTATCTTTGATTtaatttgatttctattttttattttgatggttCAATTACcatcaaaataaaatgacttcGTTTAAAGTCTCAAAAATGTAGAAGTTCCCTCATATGTAAATAGGTTTCTGGAAGCAATGTCTCACTTTTCTGTATTCCATAGCATGTTATTTTGAGTATAGGTCATGACACTTAAGATTTCCTAgcttatatgtattattttatgccCATTAAGCTATTCATGCCCATAGTTTACTTTCCCTACTAGTCTATCAGCAACTTGGAGGCAATATTCTTATTGGGTTTTGCATCCCCATAGTGCACTGTCCAGTGCTTTACTCTTGAAgcagtgctcagtaagtatttaatTGGAAGAATGAATCCATGTTGACATGAACATACTTGTGATTGTCTTTTGTTTCACTGTGTTTAATTGGGAATAATTCTACATTTTCAGAATATTCAGGTTCCCAGAGAGGCATGGTACTGGTTGAGGCTTGAAGAGGAgactgaagaagaggaagaagaagagcaaGATGAAGATGAATATAAGAGTGAAGATTTAAGTGTATGTCTTGGCACCATTAAGCCGGGtgtctcagccttggcactattAATGTTTTGAACCCAGTCACTGCTTGTTGCAgggggctgttctgtgcattgTAAGATATTCAGCAGGATCCCTGGCCTCTACGCAGCAGATGTCGATTGCACTTACCCCTtgagacaaccaaaaatgtctccctGAGGGGAAAAATCATCCCtagctgagaaccactgcattatagttttattttattaaactcaAATCAAAACTTCATATAATTTTCCCCTTTAGCTTCACTGTATTCTTTTCACCTCAGTTTTCGTTGGCTGATGGATTAGCTGCAAATGTAACTTATGTTAATTCCCACCTGTTTCCCCTCACTGAACTTCCAGAAGTGATTCTGAgcacctcccacccctacccataaacaaaacagaacaaaaagcacAAGTCAAAGGAAGTGGAGATTATTCAAGAAAAGAATACGCACACATTTCTATGATTACTTGTATGAAAGAGTTTATAGGAAAcatccacaattttaaaaatctatgtccTACCTAACTGGGAGACCATTGATGAGAATAATGGCACAGAGAGGCAGTCTCACCCTCATCCCATCTGGCGGAGGTAGATTCTTTGAAAGCAAAAAGAACCTTTAAAGGAGGTTGATTCTAATAAAGCCAGCCGGAATCTGTTGTTGAAGTGTTAACAGTGGTTTCTGTTGTGTCTGGCAGACGTGAAAATATCAGGGCAACTGGTAAACTGGGACATGTTCTAGTATATTCTGCCCTTGACACCTCTCCTAACTGGTTGAGAGTGTAGCAGAGGATTTACGGCCTTGGGCTAATTCAGCATGATCTAAGAGACCAGCAAACCAAGCCTCTTCAATGTGAACTATCTGTGTGCTTGTATCCTATATCTAGGTATcggaaaaattacaaatattgACTAGTTATTTAAGAGAAGAACACCTGTATTGTATTTGGTGTGGAACAGCCTATGAAGGTAAGAAGGtactttatacttttaaaaaaatattgaatacaAACATTCTTTGATTTTAgctttgattttgtgtgtgtgtgaaagtcacaTTTCCTGTGGACA
The sequence above is a segment of the Camelus bactrianus isolate YW-2024 breed Bactrian camel chromosome 15, ASM4877302v1, whole genome shotgun sequence genome. Coding sequences within it:
- the GPATCH11 gene encoding G patch domain-containing protein 11, with product MKSNMAEEDDYMSDSFINVQEDVRPGLPMLRQIREARRKEEKQQEANLKNRQKSLKEEEQERRDIGLKNALGCENKGFALLQKMGYKSGQALGKSGDGIVEPIPLNVKTGKSGIGHEALLKRKAEEKLESYRKKIHMRNQAEEKAAEQFRMRLKNKQDEVKLEGDLRRSQRACQQLDTQKNIQVPREAWYWLRLEEETEEEEEEEQDEDEYKSEDLSVSEKLQILTSYLREEHLYCIWCGTAYEDKEDLSSNCPGPTSADHD